TCCCAACGAGGCGAACTAAGTCATTTATCAGTCAAGGAATCGCAAAAGTATctcaaggaaaaaaaaagaagcactTACAGCAGACAAACCAAAAATGTATGGATTGTCGCGCAGTTGGCGCCAGACACCCGCCGAGGTGCTTGTGTCAACGAGCCGAGACATTATAGGCACAAGCAGTAGTCACCATGAACTGCGCCACGTGTTCTGGGGTATATCCCACAAGAGAtgaaaaaagagagagatAATACCACGCAGGGAACTATATATTCAAATGTGTCACTCCAGTAgtcggccaagaagagcCTGAACGTCACTGCTCCGGACGGGGTAATGCCGCTAGAATGCGCGGGGGACGAACTTTGCGGGGAAGTTCGGACAACTCTACTCCGGCCCGAAGAAGCAGCAAATCGTCATCGGGGGATTTGTGCCCTAGATGATCTCCAACGGCCCGGTGGAGAAGGTTTACTTGAACCCCCACGCATCTTCAACGCACACATGCAGTATTCTAAATATCAGCGAGTGCAGTGTCGGGCGTTTGCGATCCGACAGACGCAAGGGCAATAGTAGGCGAAGTAGCAAAGATGGTTGGGGACGTGCTGCGCTACACGCCCTGGCCAAAATCAGTCCATCCCAACGAATTGAAAACATCCGCAGGGTCCATTGGCCAGGAAGAAAAGTCGAGCTCGTCCCGGTACAAAAATTCGTCGCTAATGACGGGGCTTGCCGTCTGTTCTGGCTGCGGCGGCACAATCAGGCCTAGGATGTCGGCACACCGAGAAGCAAGGGGGTTGCTCGTCAACATGGTCCGAAAGGTGTGGTTCGCCGTGTCGACGTCTGCTTGCCATGCCGCGGTCTCGGGAGATTCCAAATCTCCCAGAATCGCAAGAGCGCTGATCAATGACGCGTGAAACAAAAAGTATCTGCCCACTAGATTAGCGCACAAggcactttttttttcgtgaTTTCCTGAGAGGCTGATACTCACGTGGCATACCAGTTGATTAATCGAGTCATTGGTGTCTGCGTGAGAAACTGACTTATTGACACGATTGTCGAGTTGGCTGCCTGGACAGCCAAGTCCCTGCACCTATTATCGGGGTCGGTTGACGTCGTCACAAGATTGTCTCGCTTCCTTTTCATGGCGCGGCTCAAAACAATCTGTCTGAACAGAATGATTCTCAAATTCCATATGCGCCACCACAACCGAGACCTGGCGAATAGGTAAGACGGCTCCAAGCTGACAGGGTCCTGCGTCATCTTGAAATATGCAGGCAGAGTCTCGCACCACGTCTCAAGAGAGTGGTTCAGCCGCAAGGCCTCCTCCGGGGATATTCCAGAAGTCGCAAGGAGCCTGTTGGAAATGTGATTCGAATAAAGGTGGAAGTCGCTTTGGGACTTCATGCCAGAATAcctggttggttggttggacTCCTCTGGCAGGTCCACGGTCCGGGGAGTTAATTGCTACGACTTGTCAGCTTCCAGCATAACCTCGTCAACGAGTTCTCCATTACCCACCTCATCATGAATGTTGAGAACATGTTTCACGTCCATGGCTTCGCCTTCGGGGAGAAGAATCGGCCTGCCAAAGGTTGTTGATGCGCCACTGTCAAAGAGAAATAGCCCCCACCAAACGCGGCGCCTCATTTCTCTCTGGAGAAGGCTAATGTTCCAGTCTGGCAACTCACGATGCAGCCCTAGACTCAGGGCCATTCGAGTCGCCAAGCCGAGAAAGTTTCCTCCTGTATTCGGCTTGTTCCGCTTTTGGCTCAAGTTggacaacaacagcaaggcCTGGACCAGGGTCAGGTTTGCGCTTTCGAACAAGGACTCATCCTCACGGAACGAAAGAGCGCGGTGGTACAGATAGTCATCAACTTCACTTTCTTCATTGTCGAGACACCACGCTCCCAGGGCCAGAACGGTATGGAGTAGCATTTGCCAAGATTGCCGGTTCGGCCGGGAGATAAGTTGGTGATACTGGGCCATGAAAGTGGCTTCGTGGATAAAGGGGTATGAGACATGGTACACGGAGAAGTAGGCATCAAGAAGCTGGTTCGCCATGTGGCCAGAGTCGAGCGATTGTTGAATATgcgatgacgacgttggTGACGGCTTGAAGTGTTGGGGCGAAGATGTTGCAGGCTGGAAAGGGTCCGATACGGCTCGTCTACCAGCAATCCAAGACAGTAAAGCCCGGAGGAAGTACACTCCGGCAGTAGATCCTACGCAGACATGTGAGCTTCCGAGGGCATTTGTTTTTTTAACGCAAAATCACCCACCTAAATACCCGGTGCCAGTGGGCTCTAcggccaacgccgccatgcCATCAACCAGGTCATTCGCCTCTTCTTGCCAGTCAAATCCATCCGCTTGCTCAGGGACAGCCTCCGATATCGACTCCTGCGCAGGCTGCTCCTTGCTACTTGAAACGAGTCCCGTAGTGCTGTGCTGGCGGTGATCCGACGGGAACGCGAGCGTCTTAACCTGCACCGGTGGCGTAGCCGGAGAGCTGGTGGCAATAGCAGCGAGTgcttcatcaacatccaaATCGGGTAGTTTCTGTGCCACCAGCTTCTCCAAATAGTTGAGCCGTCTTTCCACGGAAGTAAGATACCTAGGAGAttgtcaaaaaaaaaacaccatggcTTCGGGAGTTGTGTCTGTGAGACCTACTGTCTGGTGAGTGGCGACCGTACCACTTTTCCACTGTAATGGCATTGTCTGCGGTTTTGCACGCAAGCCGTGCACGCCGGGCGATCTTTGGAACACTTTGAGATGCCTCAGCTACTCCATTACTCTCCCAATGTAGGCAGAGGCAGCAGAGTCTTATACGCACCTTCAACTTCTTGATCCGACAGACGTCGCACTGTGGAGGGGGTCAGCCGTTTGCGAGAGACATGCGGGCGTCTGGGTCAAACTCACAGCAAGGTTGCTGCCAGAAGCGGAGCTCGATTCCATCTAGAAGACAATTCATGAGTTCCGCAGCGCCTCACGCATTTGATGAGCTGGGCCTCAACGGGATTCGCGGCGAGGTTGTGAGATGGCCACATCAGGATGCGGCGGGGCGGCTTGACGAAAAACCATCACGTGGGACAAATTGCGCAGCGAAAA
The DNA window shown above is from Metarhizium brunneum chromosome 1, complete sequence and carries:
- the GAL4 gene encoding Regulatory protein GAL4, whose protein sequence is MESSSASGSNLACDVCRIKKLKVRIRLCCLCLHWESNGVAEASQSVPKIARRARLACKTADNAITVEKWYLTSVERRLNYLEKLVAQKLPDLDVDEALAAIATSSPATPPVQVKTLAFPSDHRQHSTTGLVSSSKEQPAQESISEAVPEQADGFDWQEEANDLVDGMAALAVEPTGTGYLGSTAGVYFLRALLSWIAGRRAVSDPFQPATSSPQHFKPSPTSSSHIQQSLDSGHMANQLLDAYFSVYHVSYPFIHEATFMAQYHQLISRPNRQSWQMLLHTVLALGAWCLDNEESEVDDYLYHRALSFREDESLFESANLTLVQALLLLSNLSQKRNKPNTGGNFLGLATRMALSLGLHRELPDWNISLLQREMRRRVWWGLFLFDSGASTTFGRPILLPEGEAMDVKHVLNIHDEQLTPRTVDLPEESNQPTRYSGMKSQSDFHLYSNHISNRLLATSGISPEEALRLNHSLETWCETLPAYFKMTQDPVSLEPSYLFARSRLWWRIWNLRIILFRQIVLSRAMKRKRDNLVTTSTDPDNRCRDLAVQAANSTIVSISQFLTQTPMTRLINWYATYFLFHASLISALAILGDLESPETAAWQADVDTANHTFRTMLTSNPLASRCADILGLIVPPQPEQTASPVISDEFLYRDELDFSSWPMDPADVFNSLGWTDFGQGV